From Pseudoalteromonas sp. R3, one genomic window encodes:
- a CDS encoding non-ribosomal peptide synthetase, with protein sequence MIAQAKHKEIALDIQTLFGAETLQALVASLNTGSAIAEIPRQQSEYRGLSYAQERQWFLWKLDPQSIAYHLPSALHLTGELDRSALQSAFDHLVNKHAALRTVFVEDQQGTVSTQTLQASPCQIAYLELGATQAQRSDFKQTLITTPFDLTQGPLVRVGVICDAPQQHELVVVMHHIVSDGWSLKLIVADFVRGYEAARNGETLDVAADALRYSDFAKWQRDYLADGAEQQQLAYWQAQLGDEHPTLALPSDLEGDDIQLHSNTLTHDLSQEQTKTLQALASTQGVTLFSLLMSAWQILLHKYSGQREIRVGMPVANRHHSGTQAMVGFFVNTQVINSQIQGSDSLERVLLRINQALRGAQANQDLPFEKLLDSLDLERNLAASPLFQVLYNHQRVEENALTEFGGLQAQEGQADTQVAQFDLVLNSLEREDGSLTLSLDYVSAKFSAQRAEALFYGLTTILTAMQRDLTQPVGTLNVLPHSEQQRLLPEHTPYLAGADQADNLVTQLQRQATLTPDAVALSLADQTLSYAQLEARAQQFAHYLIEQGVRSEDKVAVVFRRDIDTVVSFLAILQSGACYVPVDAELPAARVATITAQCQWVVTVNTDYQSEAQTLIRYRPELCANDELKRAAPLIHPQQLAYVIYTSGSTGTPKGVAVSHQALQGHCNAVQSLYQYQAQDRCAISVSFGFDASIEQLWGPLLAGACVVLDEFKLLSQPELEQFARDKQLSVMGFTPAYLQQFKSLPAPLRLCIVGGEAWSAQHCASLLEHAPDTRFINAYGPSETVITPLAWTQQQGAALGSNYVPIGQPIGGRALYILDESLQLLPYGMTGELYISGAEMARGYLEQPGLTAERFIANPFDNDGSRLYRTGDLVRWDQQGQLEYVGRCDQQLKIRGYRVEAGEIEAKLLAFPGVEHAVVVADQGTGSTRLIAYVSAAAGIELDSQQVNASLAAQLPDYMVPSLLMVLPQMPLTHNGKVDRKALPAPQAEADKVYQAPQGAQEMLLAEIWQQLLRLEQVGRDDNFFTLGGDSILSLQIIAKLRQAGFVLSAKQIFEHQTVANLAPLMTPLSEDAIPQQEVTGAVSLLPIQHAFFERDMVNRTHWNQAVMLHLAEPMAAQLLTQLISALLERHDALRLRYLQNETGQWQQAYAAFDAHMAEQSIWYRDTHSTQITALAEQAQQSLSLSEGPLLRAVHMTVEDGNARLLLVVHHLAVDGVSWRILLEDLTRLWQQPDAELGTKSHSYQFWAQQIQQYPVQHENEFTYWQSMAGVNSVLPELNDTGSRYYRDSEVAEVTLDAIQTEALLTRAGQAYRTQVNDLLLSALSDALYRWTGQASHKINLEGHGREAWTDTVDLSRTVGWFTSLFPVVLTRHEQLAQTIKFNKEQLRDIPNKGIGYGAFRYYGSEAQQAELAAQGGAAIEFNYLGQLDNSTADTQNWRPADEHTGTALDPQFAMDSELTITGQVISGQLQLSIRYGKERLARQSVAALAAHLEDALAELIAHCEQAPATFTPSDLPLADLSQAQIDALSLPLDQISTIYPLSPMQEGMLFHSLFEQSEAYISQSCFMITRLDSARFKDAWTQVVQRHDALRTGFITQDGLSLQYVNRDAVLDWQELDWQTLTPEQQQTRLRELAHHESRRGFDLTTEPGLNRVILITLGEQQHALIWTMHHILTDGWSRSAMMGEVLTAYEGQSLAPVRGQYGDYIAYLAAQDEAQNLAFWQGQLAELEEPSYLSRAFVQPQSGQFGGLDVLLSEREYAQLTAFCQQHRITQNTLVQGAWAVLLSRYLDRDTVCFGATTAGRPNDLPGHEAIQGMFINTVPMVASVDPAQSLTHWLQAQQSTALAVREHEFTPLYEIQKLAAQSLELSRDGLFDTLLVFENYPIDQALMQEGERQTHFEILEDRDETNFPLTVLFIQEETLRLRFNYQGSVLAEADVRALATQFKDLLLAMTQGDQCQLASLLPLQDEQQLSTLIEMGTGTPAHAYQRPITTLISEQSARTSDAVALRFGQQSMTYGELERASNQLAHYLNARGIGAEDKVALVFERSLEMVVSILAVVKAGAAYVPLEPSLPLERIAYIAEHSDLSLFIGDDSLERLASLSQLAQCVPYRSVPLEDYPQQLPQHHIAPTQLAYVIYTSGSTGKPKGVGNQHSAIYNRIAWQQSAYPIGGDDKVLQKTPFGFDVSVWEFFWPLMYGAELVIAQPGAHKDSTQLLDTINTFGVTTLHFVPSMLQAFISHEQVHTATSIRRILCSGEALPSEVQAQALSKLPEARLYNLYGPTEAAVDVSHFTCHGDAALPVPIGAPIAGIRLYVLDRALNLCPPGVAGELYIAGVGLARGYVNRADLSAERFVADPFVADGSRMYRSGDLVCWNSAGQLEYLGRTDHQVKIRGFRIELGEIEAALYALEGVREAVVVAGEGPSGKRLVAYVSGHEAVTVDSGELQAELASVLPDYMVPAVIMVLADLPVNSNGKIDRKALPKVEQQSQVSYEAPQGEVEQTMASIWQTLLGIEQVGRLDNFFVLGGDSISSMKLISQAQSRGMNLSLADIFAAPELHSLAQRVGSAQSSIPELVRSAPEQAYQGLSYAQARQWFLWKLAPQSDAYHIAGGLNLNGVLNWDALQQAFDFVLRKHSVLRTRFVEHADGKISQYVDDKCDCEIARSSATSAHEQQAFKAKLVNTPFDLTRDPLLRVGVIAHHGTRHELIVVMHHIVSDGWSMKLIVRDFVAAYQSAVTGDTLHIDAAQPEYRDYALWQRNWLAGGEEQRQLAYWQALLGMNIHT encoded by the coding sequence GTGATTGCCCAAGCCAAACACAAGGAGATTGCCCTCGACATTCAGACACTCTTTGGTGCCGAGACACTTCAGGCGTTGGTTGCCAGCCTCAATACGGGCAGTGCGATAGCAGAGATCCCGCGTCAGCAAAGCGAGTATCGTGGCCTGTCTTATGCGCAGGAGCGCCAATGGTTCCTGTGGAAGCTTGACCCGCAGAGCATCGCTTATCACTTACCCAGCGCATTGCACTTAACCGGCGAGCTGGACCGCAGCGCATTGCAGTCGGCTTTTGATCACCTGGTGAACAAGCATGCTGCGCTGCGCACGGTATTTGTTGAAGATCAGCAAGGCACCGTCTCGACACAGACGCTGCAAGCCAGCCCTTGTCAGATCGCTTACCTGGAGCTTGGTGCAACACAGGCACAACGCAGTGACTTTAAACAGACACTGATCACCACACCATTTGATTTAACCCAGGGACCGTTGGTCCGGGTCGGTGTGATCTGTGATGCACCACAGCAGCATGAGCTGGTGGTGGTCATGCATCATATTGTCTCCGATGGATGGTCATTGAAGCTGATTGTTGCGGACTTTGTGCGTGGTTATGAAGCGGCCCGCAACGGTGAAACACTGGATGTGGCAGCAGACGCCTTACGGTATAGTGATTTTGCTAAGTGGCAGCGTGATTACCTGGCCGATGGTGCAGAGCAGCAGCAACTGGCCTACTGGCAGGCCCAGTTGGGGGATGAGCATCCAACGCTTGCTTTGCCCAGCGATCTGGAGGGGGATGATATTCAGCTTCACAGCAACACCCTCACTCATGACTTGAGCCAGGAGCAGACCAAAACATTGCAGGCGTTGGCATCGACACAAGGTGTCACACTGTTTAGCCTGCTCATGAGCGCATGGCAGATCTTATTACACAAGTACAGTGGCCAGCGCGAGATCAGGGTAGGCATGCCGGTGGCCAACCGTCATCATAGCGGCACTCAGGCCATGGTCGGTTTCTTTGTTAATACTCAGGTGATCAACAGTCAGATCCAAGGCAGTGATTCACTGGAGCGTGTCTTGCTTCGCATAAATCAGGCGCTGCGTGGTGCTCAGGCCAACCAGGATCTGCCGTTCGAAAAGTTGCTGGATAGCTTGGATCTGGAACGCAACCTGGCAGCATCCCCGTTGTTCCAGGTGTTGTATAACCATCAACGCGTGGAAGAAAACGCCCTGACTGAGTTCGGCGGTCTGCAAGCTCAGGAGGGCCAGGCTGATACCCAGGTTGCGCAGTTTGATCTGGTATTGAACTCTTTGGAGCGCGAAGACGGCTCACTGACCTTGTCACTGGACTATGTCAGCGCGAAATTCAGCGCTCAGCGTGCTGAGGCATTGTTTTATGGCCTGACAACTATCCTGACTGCGATGCAGCGCGATCTGACTCAGCCTGTAGGCACCCTCAACGTGCTGCCACATTCTGAGCAACAAAGGTTGCTGCCTGAGCATACTCCTTATCTGGCCGGTGCCGATCAAGCTGACAATCTGGTTACCCAACTGCAGCGCCAGGCGACATTAACGCCGGATGCCGTGGCACTGAGCCTGGCTGACCAGACGCTGAGCTATGCACAGCTGGAGGCACGTGCCCAGCAGTTCGCACACTACCTCATCGAGCAGGGCGTTCGCAGCGAAGACAAAGTAGCGGTGGTGTTCAGACGTGATATTGATACCGTGGTGAGTTTCCTGGCTATTTTGCAAAGTGGCGCCTGTTATGTGCCCGTTGATGCCGAGCTACCTGCTGCCCGTGTCGCGACTATTACAGCGCAGTGTCAGTGGGTGGTCACTGTGAATACTGACTATCAGAGCGAAGCGCAAACGCTGATCCGGTATCGCCCTGAGTTGTGTGCCAATGACGAGCTCAAGCGAGCAGCGCCGCTTATCCACCCTCAACAACTGGCTTATGTGATTTATACGTCTGGCTCCACCGGGACTCCTAAGGGAGTGGCAGTTAGTCATCAGGCCTTGCAGGGTCACTGCAACGCCGTACAGTCGCTTTATCAATATCAGGCACAGGACCGCTGTGCGATATCTGTTTCCTTTGGCTTCGATGCCTCAATTGAGCAGTTATGGGGGCCGTTGCTGGCTGGGGCATGTGTGGTGCTGGATGAGTTCAAGCTGCTGTCTCAACCCGAGCTTGAGCAGTTTGCAAGGGACAAGCAACTTTCCGTTATGGGCTTTACACCGGCGTATTTGCAGCAATTTAAGTCTCTGCCTGCACCGCTTCGCTTATGTATTGTCGGCGGGGAAGCCTGGTCTGCACAGCACTGTGCCAGCCTCTTAGAGCATGCGCCAGACACTCGCTTTATCAATGCCTATGGTCCATCGGAGACGGTGATCACACCGCTGGCCTGGACGCAGCAACAAGGTGCTGCACTTGGCAGTAACTATGTGCCCATTGGTCAGCCAATCGGTGGTCGCGCACTTTATATTCTTGATGAAAGCCTGCAATTACTGCCGTATGGCATGACGGGTGAACTTTATATCAGCGGTGCTGAAATGGCGCGGGGCTATCTTGAACAACCTGGACTCACAGCAGAGCGTTTTATCGCGAATCCGTTCGACAACGATGGCAGTCGTCTGTACCGCACGGGAGATCTGGTACGCTGGGATCAGCAGGGTCAGCTGGAATATGTCGGGCGTTGTGATCAGCAGCTTAAAATCCGCGGTTATCGGGTTGAAGCCGGCGAAATTGAAGCAAAACTACTGGCCTTCCCCGGAGTAGAGCACGCCGTGGTCGTGGCTGACCAGGGAACTGGCTCAACCCGCCTGATCGCGTATGTCAGCGCGGCTGCGGGCATTGAACTGGACAGTCAGCAAGTGAACGCGTCACTGGCGGCTCAGCTGCCGGATTACATGGTACCCAGCCTGCTCATGGTACTGCCACAGATGCCATTGACCCATAATGGCAAGGTCGACCGCAAAGCACTGCCTGCGCCACAGGCTGAGGCTGATAAAGTCTATCAGGCACCACAAGGGGCGCAGGAAATGCTGCTTGCTGAGATATGGCAGCAGTTACTGCGACTTGAGCAGGTGGGCAGGGACGATAACTTCTTTACACTCGGTGGCGACTCGATCCTGAGCCTGCAGATCATCGCTAAACTGCGTCAGGCAGGGTTTGTTCTGAGCGCCAAGCAGATCTTTGAACACCAAACGGTTGCCAATCTGGCCCCTCTGATGACCCCGTTAAGCGAAGATGCCATACCGCAACAAGAGGTGACTGGCGCGGTGAGTTTGCTGCCAATACAGCATGCCTTCTTCGAGCGTGATATGGTCAATCGTACTCACTGGAACCAGGCGGTCATGCTGCACCTGGCTGAGCCAATGGCGGCGCAGCTGTTGACGCAACTTATTTCTGCCCTGCTCGAACGCCATGATGCATTGCGACTGCGTTATCTGCAAAATGAGACGGGACAGTGGCAGCAGGCCTATGCGGCGTTTGACGCACACATGGCCGAGCAAAGCATCTGGTATCGGGATACTCATTCTACGCAAATCACAGCGCTGGCGGAGCAGGCTCAGCAAAGTCTGAGCCTGAGCGAAGGTCCATTGTTACGCGCCGTACACATGACGGTGGAAGACGGCAATGCACGACTATTACTGGTGGTGCACCACCTCGCGGTCGATGGCGTGTCATGGCGGATTTTGTTGGAAGATTTAACGCGGTTGTGGCAACAACCTGATGCCGAGCTGGGCACTAAGAGCCACAGCTATCAGTTCTGGGCACAACAAATTCAGCAATACCCGGTACAGCATGAAAACGAATTTACCTACTGGCAGAGTATGGCCGGAGTCAACAGTGTCTTGCCTGAGCTAAACGATACAGGCAGCCGCTACTATCGAGACTCAGAGGTGGCTGAGGTGACGCTGGATGCGATTCAAACTGAGGCCTTGCTGACGCGTGCGGGTCAGGCCTATCGCACTCAGGTTAACGACTTATTGCTCAGTGCCCTGAGTGATGCACTGTACCGCTGGACCGGACAGGCGAGCCATAAGATTAACCTTGAAGGACATGGCCGGGAGGCCTGGACAGACACGGTTGACCTGAGCCGCACGGTTGGCTGGTTTACTAGCCTCTTCCCGGTGGTACTGACGCGCCATGAGCAACTTGCTCAGACCATCAAGTTCAACAAAGAACAGCTGCGCGACATACCCAATAAAGGGATAGGGTATGGGGCATTCCGCTATTATGGCAGTGAAGCACAGCAGGCTGAGCTGGCCGCTCAGGGTGGCGCTGCCATTGAATTTAACTATCTGGGTCAGCTGGATAACAGCACAGCGGATACACAAAACTGGCGCCCGGCGGACGAACACACAGGCACGGCATTGGATCCGCAGTTTGCCATGGACAGTGAGCTGACGATCACCGGCCAGGTTATCTCGGGTCAGTTACAGTTGAGTATTCGTTATGGCAAAGAGAGACTGGCGCGCCAGAGCGTGGCTGCATTGGCTGCACATTTAGAGGATGCACTGGCTGAGTTGATTGCGCACTGTGAGCAGGCTCCGGCGACCTTTACTCCCTCGGATCTGCCGCTGGCTGATTTGTCTCAGGCGCAAATCGATGCCCTGTCGCTGCCGCTGGATCAGATCAGTACCATTTATCCATTGTCACCCATGCAAGAAGGCATGCTGTTCCACAGCCTGTTTGAGCAAAGCGAAGCCTACATCAGCCAGAGCTGCTTTATGATCACCCGCCTGGACAGTGCGCGATTTAAAGACGCCTGGACACAGGTGGTGCAGCGTCACGATGCGCTGCGTACCGGGTTTATTACTCAGGACGGCCTGTCCTTGCAGTATGTGAATCGCGATGCTGTACTGGACTGGCAGGAGCTGGACTGGCAAACGCTGACGCCAGAGCAGCAGCAAACACGATTACGTGAGCTGGCACATCATGAATCTCGTCGCGGTTTCGACCTGACCACTGAGCCCGGATTAAACCGCGTTATTCTGATCACACTGGGCGAGCAGCAACATGCGCTGATCTGGACCATGCATCACATTCTGACCGACGGCTGGAGTCGCTCAGCGATGATGGGCGAAGTATTGACAGCATATGAAGGTCAGTCACTTGCTCCGGTACGTGGCCAATATGGTGACTACATTGCGTATCTGGCAGCGCAGGACGAAGCACAGAATCTGGCATTCTGGCAGGGGCAGCTGGCTGAGCTGGAGGAGCCAAGCTACCTGAGCCGCGCCTTTGTTCAGCCACAGAGCGGACAGTTCGGTGGCCTGGATGTACTGCTCAGTGAGCGTGAGTATGCGCAGCTGACTGCTTTCTGTCAGCAGCACAGGATCACCCAGAATACTTTGGTACAGGGCGCCTGGGCGGTGTTGCTGAGCCGTTATCTTGACAGAGATACCGTGTGCTTTGGTGCGACGACTGCGGGTCGCCCGAACGACCTGCCAGGTCACGAGGCCATTCAGGGGATGTTTATCAATACCGTCCCTATGGTGGCGAGCGTAGATCCGGCCCAGTCACTGACGCACTGGTTGCAGGCGCAACAAAGTACGGCACTGGCAGTGCGTGAGCACGAATTTACGCCTCTGTATGAAATCCAAAAACTGGCGGCACAATCGCTGGAGCTTAGTCGTGATGGTCTGTTCGATACCTTACTGGTATTTGAAAACTATCCTATCGATCAGGCACTGATGCAAGAAGGTGAGCGCCAGACGCATTTTGAGATCCTCGAAGATCGTGATGAAACGAACTTCCCGCTGACAGTGTTATTTATTCAGGAAGAGACGTTGCGTCTGCGCTTCAATTATCAGGGCAGTGTTTTGGCTGAAGCCGATGTCCGTGCGCTGGCCACTCAGTTTAAAGACTTGCTGCTGGCGATGACACAGGGCGACCAGTGTCAGCTTGCGTCTTTATTGCCATTGCAGGATGAGCAACAGCTCAGCACCCTAATAGAGATGGGGACAGGTACGCCAGCGCATGCATATCAGCGTCCGATCACGACTCTGATCAGCGAACAAAGTGCCCGCACCAGCGATGCTGTGGCGTTGCGATTTGGCCAGCAGAGTATGACCTATGGTGAGCTTGAACGTGCCTCGAATCAGCTGGCCCACTATCTAAATGCCCGTGGGATCGGTGCAGAAGACAAAGTTGCACTGGTCTTTGAACGCAGCCTGGAGATGGTTGTCAGCATTCTGGCGGTGGTTAAGGCGGGTGCAGCCTATGTGCCACTGGAGCCGTCACTGCCGTTAGAGCGCATTGCCTATATCGCCGAGCACAGCGACTTGTCGCTGTTTATCGGGGATGATTCACTAGAGCGACTGGCGAGCCTGTCCCAGCTTGCACAGTGTGTGCCTTATCGCAGTGTGCCGTTAGAGGATTATCCACAGCAGCTGCCACAACACCACATAGCCCCGACCCAGCTGGCCTACGTGATTTATACCTCGGGCTCAACGGGTAAACCGAAAGGGGTTGGCAATCAGCACAGCGCGATATACAACCGTATTGCCTGGCAGCAGTCGGCGTATCCGATTGGGGGCGATGACAAAGTGCTGCAAAAAACGCCGTTTGGTTTTGATGTGTCGGTGTGGGAGTTCTTCTGGCCGCTGATGTATGGCGCTGAGTTAGTGATAGCGCAACCGGGTGCACACAAAGACAGTACTCAGCTGCTCGACACTATTAACACCTTTGGCGTGACGACCCTGCACTTTGTGCCGTCTATGTTACAGGCGTTTATTAGTCATGAACAGGTCCACACGGCGACCAGTATTCGTCGCATTCTGTGCAGTGGTGAAGCGCTGCCCAGTGAAGTCCAGGCACAGGCGTTGAGTAAACTGCCAGAAGCCAGATTGTACAACCTTTATGGTCCAACGGAAGCGGCGGTTGATGTCAGTCACTTTACCTGTCATGGCGATGCGGCGTTACCTGTGCCAATTGGGGCGCCCATTGCGGGGATCCGTCTCTATGTGCTCGACAGAGCGTTGAACTTGTGTCCGCCGGGGGTTGCCGGTGAACTGTACATTGCCGGGGTCGGGTTGGCTCGTGGCTATGTGAATCGCGCCGATCTCAGTGCTGAGCGCTTTGTGGCAGACCCCTTTGTGGCGGACGGCAGCCGCATGTATCGCAGTGGCGACTTAGTATGCTGGAACAGTGCAGGGCAGCTGGAATATCTGGGCCGTACCGATCATCAGGTGAAAATCCGTGGCTTCCGTATTGAACTGGGTGAGATTGAAGCGGCGTTGTACGCACTTGAAGGTGTACGCGAGGCTGTGGTGGTCGCAGGCGAAGGCCCATCGGGCAAACGACTGGTTGCCTATGTCAGTGGCCATGAGGCGGTGACAGTAGACAGTGGCGAATTGCAGGCTGAGCTGGCTTCAGTATTGCCCGACTACATGGTGCCGGCGGTGATCATGGTGCTGGCCGATCTGCCAGTGAACAGCAATGGTAAAATTGACCGTAAGGCCCTGCCGAAGGTAGAGCAGCAAAGCCAGGTTAGCTACGAAGCGCCACAAGGTGAGGTGGAGCAGACGATGGCGTCTATCTGGCAAACGCTGTTAGGCATTGAGCAGGTTGGCCGACTGGACAACTTCTTCGTGCTGGGCGGAGATTCAATCAGCAGTATGAAGCTGATCTCTCAGGCGCAATCGCGCGGTATGAACTTATCTCTGGCCGATATTTTTGCGGCTCCTGAGCTGCACAGTCTGGCGCAACGGGTCGGATCCGCGCAGAGCAGCATACCTGAACTTGTGCGCAGCGCCCCTGAGCAGGCTTACCAGGGATTATCCTATGCGCAGGCACGTCAGTGGTTCTTGTGGAAACTGGCGCCGCAAAGCGATGCTTATCACATCGCAGGTGGCCTCAACCTCAATGGTGTTCTGAATTGGGATGCGCTTCAGCAGGCATTTGATTTTGTGCTGCGTAAGCACAGTGTGCTCAGAACCCGCTTTGTTGAGCATGCTGACGGTAAGATCAGTCAGTACGTGGATGATAAATGTGACTGCGAGATTGCCCGCAGCTCGGCGACCAGTGCACATGAGCAGCAGGCGTTCAAGGCGAAACTGGTTAATACACCGTTTGATCTGACCCGTGACCCCTTGTTGCGGGTTGGTGTGATTGCACATCATGGCACCCGACACGAGCTGATCGTTGTGATGCACCACATTGTGTCGGATGGCTGGTCAATGAAGCTGATTGTGCGTGATTTTGTTGCGGCATATCAGAGCGCAGTTACAGGAGACACTTTGCACATTGACGCAGCCCAGCCAGAGTACCGCGATTACGCATTGTGGCAACGCAACTGGCTGGCCGGTGGGGAAGAGCAACGTCAGCTTGCTTACTGGCAGGCGCTGTTAGGGATGAACATCCACACCTGA